The Arthrobacter oryzae DNA window ACGCGGGCGACTCTCCGAAGCGGGAGGGAAGGCGTTCCTCCATGACCACCTGTCCGGCAGCCACGCCGGTCCGGGCCACCGCAAGCCGAACGGTGGTTGTCGACGAAGTTTCCACGCTGGCGGGGTTGAACTCCCGGTACACCTTGAACCGGGGCTTCAGGATACGGATTCCAGCGAGGGAGACCAGCGGGAGGACTATCAGCAGGACGCCCAGCGTGAGCATGTCCCGGCGGCCCATGACCTGCGCGGCCAGCAGGGAAACCACTCCGGCAGCCAGCATCCCCCAGCCGCGTGTGCTGAAAAGATGTCCGGGGAGCCTGTCCGTGAGGGCCATCGTGGCGCCGTCGGCTAGCGGGCGGGCCGCAGGTCCGGTCCGCCGCGCGTGCCCGGCGTCCGGGACGGTGCAGCGGACATCTCCTGCGGTACCGGAAGCTTCCCGAGGATACTGCGGATGACGCTGTGCGGAGTCTCACCCGTGCTGGCCGCCTTGCGGTCAAGGATGATCCGGTGGGCAAGCACGGATTCGGCCACGCTGACGACGTCGTCGGGGAGCACGAAGTCCCGGCCCTCCAGCGCGGCGGTCGCCTTCGCTGCCCGCAGCAGCTGCAGCATAGACCGGGGACTGGCACCGAGCCGGAGCATGGCACTCTCGCGGGTGGCGCGCCCGATGGACACGGTGTACTCCTTGACTGCCTGCGACACGTAGACCCGCTGGACGGTGGCGATCATGGCCGCCACATCCGCGGAGGTGACGACGGCGGTGACCCTGGTCAGCGGCGATGTCGCCTGGTGCGTCTCCAGCATCTCGATCTCGGAGTCCTGGTCCGGATAACCCATGGAGATCCGTGCCATGAACCGGTCCCGCTGCGCTTCCGGCAGGGGATAGGTTCCTTCCATCTCAATGGGGTTCTGGGTTGCCACCACCATGAAGGGCTCATCCAGCTTGTACGAGTCCCCGTCCACGGTGACCTGGTGCTCCTCCATGCACTCCAGCAGCGCGGACTGCGTCTTGGCCGAGGCGCGGTTGATCTCGTCCCCGATGACAATATTGGCGAACACGGCGCCCGGCCTGAATTCGAACAGCCGCGAGGCCTGGTTGTAGATGGAAACGCCGGTCACATCGGAGGGAAGGAGATCAGGCGTGAACTGGATCCTGCTGACCGAACAGTCGATGGTGCGGGCGAGCGTTTTCGCGAGCAGCGTTTTGCCCACGCCCGGAACATCCTCGAGGAGCAGGTGTCCCTGGGCCAGGAGCACCGTGAGCGCCAGCTTGGCGGCCTCTGCCTTGCCGTCGATCACCGTGTTGATGGCCGACAGGATGCGCTCGCTGGCGGCATGGAAGGCCTGCGCGTCCATTGCCGGCGGCCGGCTTCCGTTCAGCTGGTTTCCCACCACTCCCGCACGTTCGGGGAAGCCCTGCTGTTCCGGGAGGGCTTCATCTACTGTGGTGCGTCTGTGGGAGTCCATCGGCAGCCTTTCAGACCTGGGGGAAGCCTGGCACGGGTTGGCAGGAAGTGCCGGCGCCCGCCGTCGGGCGTTCGCCCGTATGCCTACCAGACTACTAACACAACTGCCGGAGCTGACAGAGAGTTCCGGTATTTCCCGGCGGGATCCGGAGTGCCTGCAGGGGCCCGGGCAGGAAGCTAGGGTAGGAGGATGAACACCCCGTTGACGCCAGCCCCGTTTCGCGCGCCCGGAAGCGACGGCTCCGGCCGGCACGGCTATCCGCCCGCACCGGAGCCGCTGCCGGTCCCGGTGATGGACAACCACACGCACCTGGACTTTCCGAACAGAGACGTGACGGTGGACGTGTCCGCCGCCCTGGACGTTGCTGCCTCGGTGGGCGTGCAGGGAGCGGTGCAGGTTGGCTGCGACCTTGAGTCGTCAAGATTCACGGTGCAGGCCGTTGACCTGGACCAGCGGCTGCTCGGCGCGGTGGCTATCCACCCCAACGACGCGCCGGATTACGCCGCCCGGGGGGAGCTGGAGGATGCGCTGGCTGAGATCGAAGCTCTGGCGGCGCACCCCAGGATCCGCGCCATTGGTGAGACGGGCCTGGATTTCTTCCGTACCGAGGGGGAGGGGCTGAAACACCAGCGGTACTCGTTCCGCCGCCACATCGACATTGCCAGGCGGCTCGGCCTGACGCTGCAGATTCACGACCGTGACGCCCACGACGACGTGGTCCAGGTCCTGCGCGAAGAGGGCGCCCCGGAGCGGGTGGTGTTCCACTGTTTCTCCGGAGATGAACAGCTCGCCCGGACCTGCAATACCGAAGGCTGGTACATGTCCTTCGCCGGCACGGTGACGTTCAAGAACGCGGCCAACCTGCGCGAAGCGCTTGTGATTGCCGATCCTGCCCGGGTCCTGGTGGAAACGGACGCGCCCTTCCTGACCCCGCACCCGTTCCGCGGCCGGCCGAATGCCAGTTACCTGATCCCGCACACGGTTCGGGCCATGGCCGAGTTGACAAGCGCTGATTTGTCCGACATTTGTGCTCAAATAGCCCAAAATTCCCTGCGGGCATACGGAACCTGGGACTGACACGGGCGTCACTCAGGCGACCCTCAGGAATACCAGGTATGCACAAAATCTTGGCTGCTTTATAACGCTTCGGTTACAGTGGAAAACTATTAGCCGGGGTCGGGGAAGGCCTTCGGATAATTTCGCTCAGTTCCGGACCTGCCGAGAGGCGGGTATGCGGAGTCCTGAGCTTGGCGGCGCACACGTCTGCTGCAAACATCCGGACCATGTCCGGAGTTGCCCTGAGGGTGTTTGCGTCGGTGGGTGATGTGCGTTTTTCCCCGTGCCCGGATGGTCCTAGAGTTACGGGCAATCGTGGTCAAGTTCTTCACTTCGGACGGTAAATTCAGTTTCGTCAAGGTCGGCGCCCAGCTGGTGGTGCTCTCGGCACTCGTGCTGGGCCTGGTGGCTTTCGTCGGCAACAACAAGACAGTCACCCTGAATGTGGACGGGAAAGTCAGCTCCGTGCAGACGTTCGGCGGGACCGTGGGCCAAGTGGTCAAGAGTGCCAAGGTGGAGCTGCAGCCCGCAGACCGGGTATCCCCGGCGGCGGACGCCCGCGTGGAGGATGGCTCTGTCATCAACGTCAACCTGGCCAAAGCCGTGAAGATCAGCCTCGACGGGGCCGAGAAAACGATCAACACCACGTCCGCGAACGTCGAAGGCCTGGTCACCGAGCTTGGCGTCGCCAGTGCCTCGGAAGTCTCCGTACCCAAGGACGCCCAGCTGGCCGTCTCCGGTTCCTTCGTGGCCATCTCCACGCCCAAGACCGTCAGTATCCTGGCGGACGGCAAGGCCTCCAAGACGACCACGACGGCGGCCACCGTGGCCGAAGTCCTCAAGGACGCCGGGGTGACTGTCGGGGCCGGCGACCGCCTGTCCCAGCCCCGCAACGCGCACGTCGTCAACGACATGGCCATCAAGGTGTCCCGGGTGGATTCCTCGAAGACTGCCACCACCTCCGAAGACGTTCCCTTCGAGACCCTGAGCTCCGAAAGCGCCGAACTGTTTGTGGGCGAGAAAGAGGTCACCCAGGCGGGCGTCGCCGGCAAGGTGGACAAGAACTTCAAGCTGGTTCTGGTGGACGGCCGCGAAGCCTCACGGACCCTCGTCTCCGAGACTGTTTCCCTCCAGCCTGTGACCGAAAAGGTCCTGGTGGGGACCAAGGAAAAGCCCAAGGCCGAAGCTGCCGGCGCGAACACCGGTGCAGCGGCTCCCGCCATGATGAACGAAGCCATGTGGGACAAGATCGCGCAGTGCGAATCCACCGGTAACTGGTCCATCAACTCCGGTAACGGCTACTACGGCGGCCTGCAGTTCGACATCCAGACCTGGCTCGGCGCCGGCGGCGGGGCATATGCACCCAACGCCAGCCTCGCAACAAAAGCCCAGCAGATCGACATCGCCAACCGCGTCTACGCGCAGCGCGGCCTCCAGCCCTGGGGCTGCGGCTGGGCAGCCACCAGCTAGCAGGCACTCCAGCTGGCAGGCGCTGCGACTGACTGCTGCGGCAGCTGACCACCGCCGCGGAAGTTTGAAGGCCGGGTCCGGATTTTATCCGGACCCGGCCTTTCGCCGTCCCCGGCGGAGCTCTGCACAGGCCGCTGCAGCGCAGGCCAGCGGGAGCTTGGAGGCAACGGGATAGGATACCTAGGTGACTGAACCGACCCCCGCCGCCTCCGGCACCGCGCCCGCACCATTGTTCGGCGCCTCCGATGTCCGCCGGCTCGCCGAGGAAATCGGGGTCCGCCCCACGAAGACGCTGGGCCAGAATTTCGTGATCGACGGCAATACCATCCGCCGGATCGTGGCTGCTGCAGACATTCACGCCGATGAGACCGTCCTGGAGGTCGGACCCGGACTCGGTTCCCTGACGCTCGGACTGCTCGACGCCGCCAAAACCGTTGTCGCCGTCGAAATCGATCCCGTCCTTGCAGCCAAGCTGCCGGGCACGGTGCAGCAGTGGCGCCCCGAAGCCGCCAAAGACTTCCACCTGGTGCTGGCAGACGCCATGAAAGTGACCGAACTGCCGGCGGAGCCCACAGCCCTTGTGGCGAACCTCCCGTACAATGTGGCGGTCCCGGTGGTGCTCCACCTGCTGCAGCACTTCCCGAGCCTGCGGCACGGCCTGGTCATGGTGCAGGACGAGGTGGCGGACCGCCTGGCGGCCGGCCCCGGATCCAAGACGTATGGCGTGCCGTCAGTGAAGGCAGCCTGGTACAGCAGCATGCGCAAGGCGGGCGTGATCGGGATGAACGTCTTCTGGCCGGCACCCAAGATCCATTCGGGGCTCGTGGCCTTCACCCGCCGTGAGCCGCCGGTGACTTCGGCGACCCGCGAACAAGTCTTCGCCGTGATTGATGCCGCCTTTGCCCAGCGCCGGAAGACCCTGCGGGCCGCCCTGGCCGGGTGGGCCGGAAGCGCGGCGGAAGCCGAACGCTGCCTGCTCGCGGCGGGCGTCGATCCCACCGCCCGCGGCGAAGTGATCGACATCGCAGCCTTCGCACGCATTGCCGAAGCCCGCCAGGCCTCGCAGGGTTGAGGTCCGGGGCCACCGCCGCCTTCGGCGTCTCCCGGGAGTCGCATGCTTGGAGCCTGATGCCGCCATGCCATAGCTTGGACTCATGAACGCAGTGAGAGGGCGCTTTGCCGCGAGGACGGTCCGGGTCAAGGCTCCCGGCAAAATCAACGTCTCGCTGGATGTGGGCCCGCTGCGTGAGGACGGCTACCATTCCGTCGCCAGTGTCTACCTGGCGGTGTCCCTCTACGAGGAAGTGGCCGCCACCAGTACCGGCACAGAAGGCATCACGGTCAGCATCAGTCCGGCCAGCACGCTGGACCTGGCAGACGTTGACATCCCGCTCGACGAACGGAACCTCGCGTACAAGGCGGCCGCCATCATGGCCGACGTGTCCGAACACTCCACCGGCGTCCACTTGGAAATCACCAAGCGGGTCCCGGTGGCCGGCGGCATGGGCGGGGGCTCAGCCGACGCGGCAGCCACGCTGCTGGCCTGCGACGCCCTCTGGAACAGCGGGCTGTCCCGCGATGAGCTCGCCCACCTGGCCGCAGAACTCGGCGCCGACGTCCCGTTCTCCCTGCTTGGCGGCACGGCAGTCGGGCTGGGTGTGGGCGACGAGCTGTCGCCCGCGCTGGCCAAAGCGCAAATGGACTGGGTCCTGGTCACCGCTGACTACGGGCTGTCAACACCGGAGGTGTTCCGGACCCTGGACCGGCTCCGGCTTGCAGAAGGCGTCGCCGTGGAGGAACCCACCGCCGTGGATCCGAAGATCCTGCAGGCGCTGCGCAGCGGCGATGCGGATGCGCTCAGCCGGGTCCTGGTCAACGACCTCCAAAGGGCCTCCATTGAGCTGGCGCCGGGCCTCCGGGATACCCTTGGACTTGGCGAATCGTGCGGAGCCATCGCCGGTCTTGTGTCAGGCTCCGGCCCCACGGTGGCCCTGCTGACGCACAATCCCGCGGCGGCTGCCGGCCTCGCCGAGGAACTCAGCCATCATGGCCTGAATGCCCTCGCCGTCCACGGGCCGGTGCCCGGGGCGCGCATCATCTCCGATACGCTCCTTTAGTACTTCCGACTCCGGTCGCCCCCTTATGTTCAACGAATTTCCACCGAAGAAAGCAGTTCCCAGTGGCTCACCTGCTCGGCGGCGAGAACCTCACGGTCTCGTATGCAACCCGCACCGTCCTCGACGGCGTTACCCTCGGCCTTGAAGAGGGTGACCGGATCGGCATGGTGGGCCGCAACGGCGACGGCAAGTCCACCCTCATGCGCCTTCTGGCGATGCGCTCCACGCCGGATTCGGGACGGGTGACCAAGCGCAGCGAGGTCAACATCGGCTACCTGGACCAGAGCGATGTGCTCGACGGCGA harbors:
- a CDS encoding resuscitation-promoting factor, whose translation is MVLELRAIVVKFFTSDGKFSFVKVGAQLVVLSALVLGLVAFVGNNKTVTLNVDGKVSSVQTFGGTVGQVVKSAKVELQPADRVSPAADARVEDGSVINVNLAKAVKISLDGAEKTINTTSANVEGLVTELGVASASEVSVPKDAQLAVSGSFVAISTPKTVSILADGKASKTTTTAATVAEVLKDAGVTVGAGDRLSQPRNAHVVNDMAIKVSRVDSSKTATTSEDVPFETLSSESAELFVGEKEVTQAGVAGKVDKNFKLVLVDGREASRTLVSETVSLQPVTEKVLVGTKEKPKAEAAGANTGAAAPAMMNEAMWDKIAQCESTGNWSINSGNGYYGGLQFDIQTWLGAGGGAYAPNASLATKAQQIDIANRVYAQRGLQPWGCGWAATS
- a CDS encoding TatD family hydrolase, whose protein sequence is MNTPLTPAPFRAPGSDGSGRHGYPPAPEPLPVPVMDNHTHLDFPNRDVTVDVSAALDVAASVGVQGAVQVGCDLESSRFTVQAVDLDQRLLGAVAIHPNDAPDYAARGELEDALAEIEALAAHPRIRAIGETGLDFFRTEGEGLKHQRYSFRRHIDIARRLGLTLQIHDRDAHDDVVQVLREEGAPERVVFHCFSGDEQLARTCNTEGWYMSFAGTVTFKNAANLREALVIADPARVLVETDAPFLTPHPFRGRPNASYLIPHTVRAMAELTSADLSDICAQIAQNSLRAYGTWD
- a CDS encoding 4-(cytidine 5'-diphospho)-2-C-methyl-D-erythritol kinase, with protein sequence MNAVRGRFAARTVRVKAPGKINVSLDVGPLREDGYHSVASVYLAVSLYEEVAATSTGTEGITVSISPASTLDLADVDIPLDERNLAYKAAAIMADVSEHSTGVHLEITKRVPVAGGMGGGSADAAATLLACDALWNSGLSRDELAHLAAELGADVPFSLLGGTAVGLGVGDELSPALAKAQMDWVLVTADYGLSTPEVFRTLDRLRLAEGVAVEEPTAVDPKILQALRSGDADALSRVLVNDLQRASIELAPGLRDTLGLGESCGAIAGLVSGSGPTVALLTHNPAAAAGLAEELSHHGLNALAVHGPVPGARIISDTLL
- the rsmA gene encoding 16S rRNA (adenine(1518)-N(6)/adenine(1519)-N(6))-dimethyltransferase RsmA; translated protein: MTEPTPAASGTAPAPLFGASDVRRLAEEIGVRPTKTLGQNFVIDGNTIRRIVAAADIHADETVLEVGPGLGSLTLGLLDAAKTVVAVEIDPVLAAKLPGTVQQWRPEAAKDFHLVLADAMKVTELPAEPTALVANLPYNVAVPVVLHLLQHFPSLRHGLVMVQDEVADRLAAGPGSKTYGVPSVKAAWYSSMRKAGVIGMNVFWPAPKIHSGLVAFTRREPPVTSATREQVFAVIDAAFAQRRKTLRAALAGWAGSAAEAERCLLAAGVDPTARGEVIDIAAFARIAEARQASQG
- a CDS encoding AAA family ATPase, with the protein product MDSHRRTTVDEALPEQQGFPERAGVVGNQLNGSRPPAMDAQAFHAASERILSAINTVIDGKAEAAKLALTVLLAQGHLLLEDVPGVGKTLLAKTLARTIDCSVSRIQFTPDLLPSDVTGVSIYNQASRLFEFRPGAVFANIVIGDEINRASAKTQSALLECMEEHQVTVDGDSYKLDEPFMVVATQNPIEMEGTYPLPEAQRDRFMARISMGYPDQDSEIEMLETHQATSPLTRVTAVVTSADVAAMIATVQRVYVSQAVKEYTVSIGRATRESAMLRLGASPRSMLQLLRAAKATAALEGRDFVLPDDVVSVAESVLAHRIILDRKAASTGETPHSVIRSILGKLPVPQEMSAAPSRTPGTRGGPDLRPAR